The genome window TGGGAATGGTGACGATATACTCTTCGGTAGCTTAGACAATGACACCCTCATCGGTGAAGCGGGAGCAGACCTACTTGTTGGTGGAGTTGGTAGCGACTCCCTCTCTGGTGGCGCTGGGAATGATACGCTGATTGGCGTTGACCCGTTTGTTCAACAATTTGGATTTGGCGGAAACGGAAGCGCGATCGCTCCCTTCGAGATTGATACTTTAACTGGCGGTGAAGGTAGCGATACTTTCGTTCTCGGCGACAACGGAACGGTATTAGGGAACTCACGGGGAGGCTCTGAAGTTTACTACGTTGGTGGCGGCAATAGTGACTACGCCCTGATTACTGACTTCAATCTCAATGAAGATGTTATACAACTCCCTGAAAATCCCGACACTCCTCTTACTATTGCTGAAGCCGGGGACGCAGGACAGGTTCTTACTGAGGCTCAGGTTATTGCACCGGGATCGGGAACGTTAGACTCTATTACTGGGACAATATCCAGTGGTAACGATGTTGACGTATTCCAAATCACTCTGAGTGGCGAGGAAGATTTTTTTGCCACAACAGTCGGCGGTGCTAATTTTGACACGCAGTTGTTCCTCTTCGACGAGGATGGCATCTTAGTTGCTCAAAATGACGACTCTAGCGGCACCTTTCAATCCACGCTTCCTGCTTCAACACTAGAATCCGGTACATACTTTCTAGCAATCTCCAGCTTCAATAACGATCCAGTGGGAACTCCACCTACTTTCCCCGGTAGCGGTTTCGGTACTGGCAGCTACACGATAGATTTAGCTGGCGTTCAAGCTGCTACTTTTAGCTTAGGTGCATCTCCTGAGGGTCTTCCGTCGGGGACATCCATATCTTTTGGCAACGACCTAGTTGCTATTGTTCAAGGGGTTTCGCCTTTAGACCTGAATCTGAATAGTAGTAACTTCAATTTCGTTTAGAAGTTCCAGGGCGTTGCACATTTAATAGCCTTCTTGCAAAAGGTGAAAACTACAAAAATCAGTTTCTTCGTAAACAGGGGAAGTAATAATGATTTGTGCTTCTGCTGTTAACGAGGAAAGTTAGAAAAGGGTTATTCAGGTACTTTTGCAAGAAGTCTAATAGTTTAATTTTATAGGTTGGACTTTTGCCCAACCTATAAAATTTTAATAAATATTAAATAAATATTTTCTACTTAGGTTAAGCCGAAGGGCTGTTTAAGCTTAAGGTATTTTATGTATATGGGAATTCTATTTCATTTGTAAATTGTAGGGCAGGCATCCTGTCTGTGGCACGCTACAAACGAAAAAATAATTCATAAATTCTTTAGGAATGCTATAGCTACTTACGCCGAAGCGGTAGCGCATCAGCGCATCGCATACAACTTCAGCACGAAATGCCGCAGATGGCTTCGCGGCGACAGGCGAAACCAGATAGCGATCGCAGGTTGCATCAATACCACCGGAGTTTCATCTTGTTGTACTGTTCGCGCTAACTTGTCGATGGCATAACGAAACCAGCATACAGTTAATCGGCTACTAGGTTCTGCGGCTTGTAGCCAAGCTTTTTCGTAGCGCAGCAAATCCACAACCCAAGGCGGATTGATGCTTTCTCGCTGAGTAACTTCGATGAAAGTGGAGAATGCGATCGCATCCTCCAGATGTTTTTTGATTCCCGTGGGTATATAAGTCTCAGCGTATCGCCAAAATAACTCAGCAAAGCCTTTCCCCAAAACGGAGTAAGTCAAAGGTAGCAGTTCGCGCACTTCTCCCAACCGCTTGCGTTTCAGCGAACTGGCGAAAAGGTTAACCTGTTGTGCAGATAATTTAGCCAGCTGCTGTGCTTCATCAGAATTAAGTCCCAACTCTTCACCGACTGCTTGCGGATTGGCAAAAAAACGCGATCGCAACACACTATTAGTGTAAAGCTGGGCTAAAATTTGCTGTGTTTGAGCTAATCCCATCGTCTATAACGCTTTCCAATTTTACGCGCCTCTTCCAATTCAGCGGAAAGTTCAGCAAAAGGCGGTAAGTTTTCATCCCGTTCTAGCACAATCCCTTTAACTGGAACTTTAGCGACAACTTTATCCATCAGTTGCCAAACTTCCTTCGGTGTCGAGTGCGAATGGCTATCAATTAACACGCCATTATGCCAATGTCCGCCCACAAAATGCAGTTGGACAATTCTTTCTAAAGGTAATTGCGATAAGAAATCACCAACATCATAATTATGATTTACAGCATTGATATGCAAATTCGTAATATCCAGCAACAACCCACAATCAGAACGTTCTACTACTTCGGTTAAAAACTGGGCTTCCGTCATCTCTGCGCCGGGAAGTGTCACCATATAGGTGATATTCTCTAAAATTAATGGCACGTCAACATAGCGACGCACTTGCTCAATGTTGCGGCAAAGAACTTCTACCGCTTCGTGTGTATAGGGTAGCGGTGATAAATGTCCGATATCTACTCCACCCGCTTTTGTAAAACAGATGTGTTCGCTCCACCAAGGCGGATTGAGTTGTTTAATTAGTGTTGCCAGTTTCCGTAAGTAATCGGTATCTAAACCTTCTGCACTACCTAGCGACAGATTAATCGCGTGGGGAATAAGCGGAAAGTGATCCGCCAATAGTTCTAATTCTTGCTGTTTTTGGGGTGGCGCATCCAGATAGTGTTCGGCAACAATTTCTAGAAAGTCAACTTGTTGTTGATGCAGAAACAAGTCGCTACGGAAAGGTTCTCGGAAACCTAAGCCGATGCCTAGAGTGGGTAGATGGGACATAGAATAACCACGGAGAGACAGAGAACGCAGAGAAAAGGCTGTAGAGAGTCTACTGGTTTCCAGGCTCAACTTGGAAACGAGATAAAACTGGGTAGATGAGACATAAGATTAATAAACCGCAAAGACGCAAAGGACGCGAAGACAAGCCAAAGAGAAGCTTCCGATGGCTTCTTCCTCACCCGCCGCATCCACCACAGCCACCACCACAGCCACCACCGCAGCCAGCACCACAGCCGCCGCTATCTCCACCACAACCACCCCCACCACTAGCTGCTGACAGATGGAACATTTTCTCAAATTCAGCATAGGGGGTTGCTGCTAGCATCCCTACACCGAAGATGGCTACAGGCAGTAACAGGCCAAAGTCTGCCCCACTAGGGCGGAGGATGGAAGCTTGCCACTTCAGGTTCTCAAA of Funiculus sociatus GB2-C1 contains these proteins:
- a CDS encoding DVUA0089 family protein gives rise to the protein MAVISGAPGNNNDLLIGTNESDQIFGLDGNDGIFGLNGDDFVFGGTGVDIIIGGGGNDFLFGEDGNDVIFGDSQVFGVGGNDFINGGNGFDVLFGEGGNDSLFGENGDDTLNGGDGDDNLNGGEGADNLTGGAGNDILDGSFGDDFLNGEAGNDRLFGGDGFDVLFAGEGDDQLSGDLGDDRLFGEAGNDILFGNDGDDIINGGDGDDIAFGGIGNDRFFADAGNDQIFGNDGNDLADGGAGIDFLNGGNGDDILFGSLDNDTLIGEAGADLLVGGVGSDSLSGGAGNDTLIGVDPFVQQFGFGGNGSAIAPFEIDTLTGGEGSDTFVLGDNGTVLGNSRGGSEVYYVGGGNSDYALITDFNLNEDVIQLPENPDTPLTIAEAGDAGQVLTEAQVIAPGSGTLDSITGTISSGNDVDVFQITLSGEEDFFATTVGGANFDTQLFLFDEDGILVAQNDDSSGTFQSTLPASTLESGTYFLAISSFNNDPVGTPPTFPGSGFGTGSYTIDLAGVQAATFSLGASPEGLPSGTSISFGNDLVAIVQGVSPLDLNLNSSNFNFV
- a CDS encoding DUF692 domain-containing protein, which produces MSHLPTLGIGLGFREPFRSDLFLHQQQVDFLEIVAEHYLDAPPQKQQELELLADHFPLIPHAINLSLGSAEGLDTDYLRKLATLIKQLNPPWWSEHICFTKAGGVDIGHLSPLPYTHEAVEVLCRNIEQVRRYVDVPLILENITYMVTLPGAEMTEAQFLTEVVERSDCGLLLDITNLHINAVNHNYDVGDFLSQLPLERIVQLHFVGGHWHNGVLIDSHSHSTPKEVWQLMDKVVAKVPVKGIVLERDENLPPFAELSAELEEARKIGKRYRRWD